The Leifsonia williamsii genome includes a region encoding these proteins:
- a CDS encoding FKBP-type peptidyl-prolyl cis-trans isomerase translates to MAENTNQKPEVDAPEGPAPETLEIVDIVEGGGDEAKAGSKVDVHYLGVEYETGEEFDSSWSRGQSINFPLNNLIKGWQEGIPGMKVGGRRKLTVPPALAYGPAGGGHPLSGKTLIFVIDLLGVS, encoded by the coding sequence ATGGCAGAGAACACCAACCAGAAGCCCGAGGTCGACGCTCCGGAGGGCCCCGCCCCCGAGACGCTCGAGATCGTCGACATCGTCGAGGGCGGCGGCGACGAGGCGAAGGCCGGCTCCAAGGTCGACGTGCACTACCTCGGCGTCGAGTACGAGACCGGCGAGGAGTTCGACTCCTCGTGGAGCCGCGGGCAGTCGATCAACTTCCCGCTCAACAACCTGATCAAGGGCTGGCAGGAGGGCATCCCCGGCATGAAGGTCGGCGGCCGCCGCAAGCTCACCGTCCCGCCGGCGCTCGCCTACGGCCCGGCCGGCGGCGGTCACCCGCTCTCGGGCAAGACCCTGATCTTCGTGATCGACCTGCTCGGCGTCAGCTGA
- a CDS encoding carboxymuconolactone decarboxylase family protein produces the protein MTDTTTSDRIQIPSLSPDGYRAVIKLDGYVGMNVEEPLGDLLKLRASQINGCTYCVDMHSVDLQNRGFPLRKVFAVSAWRESPWFSERERIALELTEAVTLIHQGGVPDDLYERARDEFGDRGLSDLILAIGTINIWNRVAIPTHMQPPAL, from the coding sequence ATGACAGACACCACGACCAGCGACCGCATCCAGATCCCCTCCCTCTCGCCCGATGGCTACCGCGCCGTCATCAAGCTCGACGGCTACGTCGGGATGAACGTGGAGGAGCCGCTCGGCGACCTCCTCAAGCTGCGGGCCTCGCAGATCAACGGCTGCACCTACTGCGTCGACATGCACTCGGTCGACCTGCAGAACCGGGGCTTCCCGCTGCGCAAGGTGTTCGCGGTGTCGGCCTGGCGAGAGTCGCCGTGGTTCAGCGAGCGGGAGCGGATCGCGCTCGAGCTGACCGAGGCGGTGACCCTGATCCACCAGGGCGGCGTGCCGGACGACCTCTACGAGCGCGCCCGCGACGAGTTCGGCGACCGCGGGCTCTCCGACCTCATCCTCGCCATCGGCACGATCAACATCTGGAACCGCGTCGCCATCCCGACGCACATGCAGCCGCCGGCGCTCTGA